Sequence from the Maribacter aquivivus genome:
TTTACTGCTAGTGCCAATGGTGTTAGGGATGTTGTTGTATACTAGTTGTAAAATGAATAAGACTACAACTGATGGTCAAGAATTAACGAAAAGCGATGAGCTTTTGATTGCAGAAATAAAGACTAAAATTAAAGATAATAATTTAGATATTGGATATTTATATAATTCTGGTTTGTCAGAAAAACGAAAGGGTATAAATCAATTACTTACCAAAGATGAGTTTTTTCTATATGAAATTCTGCAACGTGAAGTAATGGAGGAAGCAATGGTAGATTTTATTAAAGAAAATCCAGAAGAAGAACCTTTCAGTTTAACATTTAGTCAACCTTCTACAGAACGATATAATAGTTTTGTAAATCAAAAAGAAGCGTATAGATTAATTGATAATAAATTGAAATCGTCTGTAATAACCTTCGGAAATCAATTTGCTTATTATGATTTTAGTTTGGGAGCTTATCCATCGGATTTTATAGAGTATAAAGTCGATAATACTGAAGAGTTAAGTTCAATTGAATTACAAAAATTTAATGAGTTGTTGGTCAGTTTGGAAAATGAACCATATCATAAAACCAATATTGTACTTGTTGATGACACCAATTCATTTTTAATAAAGACCAATATAAAAGACCTAGTAGGTAGCAAAGAAACTTATGATGTTCAGTTTGTAACAGAAAAAGGGTATAGCGAACTAGATAATGTTGATGTTCCTTTTGCCTTAGTTGATGAAGTTCCGGTTTTTCCTGGTTGTGAAGATGCAGAAGATAAACGAGCTTGCTTTAATGAGAAAATGCAACAACATATTGGCAAACATTTTAATTACCCACAGGCAGCTCAAAATGCGGATATAGAGGGTAGAGTTAGTGCTATGTTTTTAATTACTTCAGAAGGCACTATTGAAAATATTAAAATGCGTGGACCGGATAAATTGTTAGAAGATGAGGTAGAACGCATAATAAAAAGGTTGCCAAAGATGATTCCTGGTAAACAATCTGGTAAAGCAGTAAATGTTCCTTTTTCCATTCCTGTTAATTTTAAGTTGAAAAGTGAAAGTACTAATGAAAAGGCTATTGATTTAAATAGTAATGATAGTAAGGGACCTATTTATTTAATTAACGGAGAAGTGGTGGAAAAGCATGAATATGACAAAATGGATGCTGATAAAAATTCAATTGAAAGGATTTTACATTTGGGACCCGAAGCTTCCATTAAAAAATATGGTAAAGGTGCCGAAAATGGATCTCATGAAATTATAACTAAAAACAATAATAGTACAGCCAACATGGTTTCTGAAATTTCGAAAGAAAGTGAGTTAGAACCTATGTATTATGTTGATGATATAAAAATAACTAAACTAGAAATGGAAGCTATTGATCCAAATACAATAGAAAGTATTTTTATTTTAAAAGATGAAAAAGCTATTGAAAAGTATGGTGAAGAGGGTGAAAATGGAGTAGTTGAAATTAGAATTAAAAAAGAATAATTGAAACTATTTTTTATTTCAATACTACTATTAGTACTGTTCAAAGCCGAAGCGCAATCTTCGGCTTTGGCTGTTGCAGATAGTTTGTATGTTGTCGGTAATTATTCAAAAGCGATTAATGCCTATTCAGAAGTTGGCGGACTTTCTGCTGCGCTTCAGATTGCAAGAAGTTACAATGCCGTTGGCAATTATGAGAAGGCAATTACTCAATATCAATACGTTGTCGATGAAGATGTTGAAAATCAACTCGCGCAATTTGAACTTGGGAAATTATTACTGAAAGTAAAAAGGTTTGAAGAGGCAAAATCTGTGTTTAAAAATTTGTCTAATCTGAATACGACTAATCCTGAGTTTCAGTTTTATTTGGGGGAAGTCAATCGTCATCTAGATATAACAGATGAAAGTATAAAGCAATACAAAAAAGTAATTAAATTAGATAGTACCCATCTTAGAAGTCTGTTTCAACTTGCAAAACATTACACTATTAAACGAGAGCGAGACAAGGCCTTAAAGTACATAATGCAGGGTTTAGATTATTATGAGAATGATGTATCCCTCATAAATTTGCATGCATTGGTGCTATTTAACGATGCTCAATATGAGAAGGCGATTCCACTATTTGAACGGGTTTTAGCGCTAGGGGAAGATAAAAGTTACGTATTTGAAAAATTAGGAATTTCTTATAACAAGAATTGGGAGTTTAAAAAAGCTAAAGAAGCTTATGCTATTTTATTGAAAAGAGATGATACTAATTCACAAACCTATTTTGACCTAGCAAGCGTTTATCAAAAAGAAAGTAAATTAGATAGCGCCAAGATTTTCATTAACAAAGCAATGGCAGTTCAAAAACCCATTTTCGCGAATGGTTATAATCAATTGGCATATATCGCCCGTGAGCAAAAAGATT
This genomic interval carries:
- a CDS encoding M56 family metallopeptidase, which translates into the protein MIQYILECIAFQLLFLVIYDFFLKKETFFQWNRVYLIGTFVLSLILPWVKIEAFKQQVPQRFSAYPEYLWGLQNEAVVVQVEESMGFNLTWQEGILYGGMLVALLLFGLKIRQLYLLRKSGEKVTYPLFTQIVITNSNIAFSFFKSIFIGDKVLKMKHDTIIAHELVHIKQRHTYDLLFFELMRIIGWFNPLVYVYQNRISELHEFIADAQVSKEHKTNHYEQLLAQVFQTEHISFINQFFTQSLIKKRIIMLQKSKSKKVWQLKYLLLVPMVLGMLLYTSCKMNKTTTDGQELTKSDELLIAEIKTKIKDNNLDIGYLYNSGLSEKRKGINQLLTKDEFFLYEILQREVMEEAMVDFIKENPEEEPFSLTFSQPSTERYNSFVNQKEAYRLIDNKLKSSVITFGNQFAYYDFSLGAYPSDFIEYKVDNTEELSSIELQKFNELLVSLENEPYHKTNIVLVDDTNSFLIKTNIKDLVGSKETYDVQFVTEKGYSELDNVDVPFALVDEVPVFPGCEDAEDKRACFNEKMQQHIGKHFNYPQAAQNADIEGRVSAMFLITSEGTIENIKMRGPDKLLEDEVERIIKRLPKMIPGKQSGKAVNVPFSIPVNFKLKSESTNEKAIDLNSNDSKGPIYLINGEVVEKHEYDKMDADKNSIERILHLGPEASIKKYGKGAENGSHEIITKNNNSTANMVSEISKESELEPMYYVDDIKITKLEMEAIDPNTIESIFILKDEKAIEKYGEEGENGVVEIRIKKE
- a CDS encoding tetratricopeptide repeat protein — encoded protein: MKLFFISILLLVLFKAEAQSSALAVADSLYVVGNYSKAINAYSEVGGLSAALQIARSYNAVGNYEKAITQYQYVVDEDVENQLAQFELGKLLLKVKRFEEAKSVFKNLSNLNTTNPEFQFYLGEVNRHLDITDESIKQYKKVIKLDSTHLRSLFQLAKHYTIKRERDKALKYIMQGLDYYENDVSLINLHALVLFNDAQYEKAIPLFERVLALGEDKSYVFEKLGISYNKNWEFKKAKEAYAILLKRDDTNSQTYFDLASVYQKESKLDSAKIFINKAMAVQKPIFANGYNQLAYIAREQKDFKTAFKFFEMAHQEDKSDARIYYNIATTYDQFGSNLQKKLGYYENFLKHYPNEHPFYYETARKRISELKEEIHFAKE